The Candidatus Thorarchaeota archaeon genome includes a window with the following:
- a CDS encoding phosphoribosylglycinamide formyltransferase has translation MKRIGVLISGRGTNLQALIDAQAEDNLGGEIVIVISNKSNALGLERATKAGIRTEVVTKLDYPEREDHDRRVVELLRECNVDLVVLAGYMRILTSVLVDAYKNRIINIHPSLLPAFKGVDAQKQALEYGVKITGCTTHFVDLDMDAGPIILQTSVPVMNDDTEETLAERILIEEHKILVRSVRLFCQDRLRLQGRRVLVEE, from the coding sequence ATGAAGCGCATCGGTGTCCTCATCTCGGGACGCGGAACCAACCTGCAGGCACTAATCGACGCACAGGCCGAGGACAATCTGGGAGGGGAGATAGTGATTGTCATCAGTAACAAGAGCAACGCGCTGGGTCTTGAGAGGGCCACCAAAGCAGGCATAAGAACAGAAGTCGTCACGAAGCTGGACTATCCCGAGAGGGAGGACCACGACAGGCGGGTGGTAGAGCTACTGCGAGAGTGCAACGTTGACCTTGTGGTGCTTGCAGGCTACATGCGCATACTCACATCGGTACTTGTGGATGCATACAAGAACCGCATAATCAACATCCATCCCTCGCTTCTTCCTGCATTCAAGGGCGTTGATGCGCAGAAGCAGGCCTTGGAGTACGGCGTCAAGATCACAGGCTGCACAACTCACTTCGTTGACCTCGACATGGACGCAGGGCCGATTATTCTTCAGACATCCGTACCAGTGATGAATGACGACACCGAAGAGACCCTCGCGGAACGAATACTGATCGAGGAACACAAGATACTGGTGAGAAGTGTCAGACTCTTCTGTCAAGATCGACTGCGCCTTCAAGGCAGAAGGGTCTTGGTGGAGGAATGA